In the genome of Marinilactibacillus sp. Marseille-P9653, one region contains:
- a CDS encoding tRNA-dihydrouridine synthase: MENNFWNELPKPFFVLAPMEDVTDVVFRHVISEAGRPDVFFTEFTNTVSYCHPEGRNSVRGRLTFTEDEQPIVAHIWGDQPEHFREMSIDMAKEGFKGIDINMGCPVPNVAKKGKGSGLILRPEVAAELIEAAKAGGLPVSVKTRLGYAKLDEWRDWLTHLLKQDIANLSIHLRTRNEMSKYDAHWDMIAGIKELRDEIAPNTLLTINGDIPDRKTGLELVEKYGVDGVMIGRGVFTNPYAFEKEPREHSGAELLGLLRMHLDLFDQYSVGDGRSFKPLRRFFKIYVRGMKGASDLRVQLMETTTTDQVRALLDAYEEAHQDVLEDETNSVTVEQ, translated from the coding sequence ATGGAAAATAACTTTTGGAATGAATTGCCGAAACCATTTTTTGTTTTGGCACCTATGGAAGATGTAACAGACGTTGTATTCAGACACGTTATCAGCGAAGCAGGTAGACCCGATGTTTTCTTCACAGAGTTTACGAATACAGTTAGTTATTGTCACCCAGAAGGACGTAATAGCGTACGCGGACGTTTGACCTTCACTGAAGATGAGCAGCCGATCGTGGCACATATTTGGGGAGATCAACCTGAACATTTCCGCGAGATGAGTATTGATATGGCTAAAGAAGGTTTCAAAGGCATTGATATCAATATGGGTTGCCCTGTACCCAATGTAGCTAAAAAAGGGAAAGGAAGCGGGTTGATCCTTCGCCCAGAAGTTGCGGCTGAATTGATTGAAGCAGCTAAAGCCGGTGGGCTACCGGTCAGCGTGAAGACAAGACTAGGTTACGCAAAACTGGATGAATGGCGCGACTGGCTAACACATTTATTGAAGCAGGATATCGCTAATTTGTCTATTCACTTACGTACTAGAAATGAAATGAGTAAATACGATGCACACTGGGATATGATTGCGGGAATCAAGGAATTGCGTGATGAGATCGCACCCAATACATTGCTGACGATCAATGGAGATATTCCTGACCGTAAAACTGGCTTAGAGCTTGTAGAAAAATACGGGGTCGACGGTGTTATGATTGGGCGTGGTGTATTCACAAATCCTTATGCTTTTGAAAAAGAACCAAGAGAGCATAGCGGTGCTGAACTACTGGGACTTTTAAGAATGCACTTGGATCTGTTCGATCAATATTCAGTTGGAGACGGTCGATCATTCAAACCGCTTCGTCGTTTCTTTAAGATTTATGTTCGTGGAATGAAAGGTGCCAGTGACTTGAGAGTTCAGTTGATGGAAACGACAACGACTGATCAAGTACGTGCACTACTGGATGCCTATGAAGAAGCCCATCAAGACGTATTAGAAGATGAAACAAATAGTGTTACTGTAGAACAATAA
- the map gene encoding type I methionyl aminopeptidase: protein MIAKTEEDYNGLKEIGKICGAIRDELIEQTKAGITTKELDEIAGKRFEEAGAVSAPKGVYDFPGFSCISVNEEVAHGIPGDRVIQEGDLVNIDVSGSKNGYFADTGLSFVVGKGSELSTKVCEVAKAAFEAGLKKAMPGSTTSDLGEAVYKTAKQNDLTVIMNLTGHGVGRSIHESPKHIFNYKNKWDNVKLKEGMVIAFEPFISSFEEEIYQKDDDWTLAVEQSKVAQIEHTIIVSKDGPVIVTL, encoded by the coding sequence ATGATTGCAAAAACAGAAGAAGATTATAATGGATTAAAAGAGATTGGAAAAATTTGCGGAGCGATTCGAGATGAACTGATCGAACAAACAAAAGCAGGCATCACAACAAAAGAACTGGACGAAATAGCAGGTAAGCGATTTGAAGAAGCGGGCGCTGTGTCTGCACCAAAAGGCGTCTATGATTTTCCAGGCTTTTCTTGTATCAGTGTTAATGAAGAAGTGGCTCACGGCATTCCTGGAGACCGCGTGATACAAGAAGGCGATTTAGTAAATATTGATGTTTCCGGATCGAAAAACGGCTATTTTGCGGATACTGGTTTATCTTTCGTAGTCGGAAAGGGCTCTGAATTATCCACTAAAGTCTGTGAAGTGGCAAAAGCTGCTTTTGAAGCTGGTCTTAAAAAAGCGATGCCTGGATCTACGACAAGTGATCTTGGAGAAGCCGTATATAAAACCGCTAAGCAAAACGATTTGACGGTTATTATGAATCTAACTGGTCATGGAGTGGGACGTTCCATCCATGAATCACCAAAACATATCTTCAACTATAAAAACAAATGGGATAATGTAAAGTTAAAAGAAGGCATGGTTATTGCTTTTGAACCCTTTATCTCCTCTTTTGAAGAAGAAATTTATCAAAAAGATGATGACTGGACTTTGGCCGTTGAACAAAGTAAAGTTGCTCAAATTGAGCATACCATCATCGTGTCTAAAGACGGTCCTGTCATTGTAACCTTGTAA